One genomic segment of Sphingobacteriaceae bacterium includes these proteins:
- the chrA gene encoding chromate efflux transporter, translating into MEILLVNLRLGFTSFGGPIAHLGYFQEEYIQRRQWLDDKAYADIVALCQFLPGPASSQVGIAIGMLRGGYLGGLLAWISFTLPSALALAWFALFLRDYDVTEAGWLRGLLIVAVAVVAHAVWNMATKLTPDRERISIALLAATIMLLVPVPFIQILLIVAGGLLGWAFLRNVAPPGEEPARSFPLGRKTAVAAWILFFGLLLGLPLLRQTYPAQWVAVADSFYRVGSLVFGGGHVVLPLLAREVIGPGWITEEQFLAGYGAAQAVPGPLFTFAAYLGAAMQGWFLSVVALVSVFAPSFLLVTGLLPFWDTIRQRESFRAALTGINAVVVGILLAALYDPIWTKAIHTPADFSLALIGFGLLKYWKVPSWIVVLVLAAGGMVIGAFS; encoded by the coding sequence ACATCCTTCGGCGGTCCCATCGCGCACCTGGGCTACTTTCAAGAGGAGTACATCCAACGGCGCCAATGGCTTGATGACAAGGCCTATGCCGATATCGTCGCCCTTTGCCAGTTCCTGCCCGGACCCGCCAGCAGCCAGGTGGGCATCGCCATCGGGATGTTGCGCGGGGGCTACCTGGGCGGCCTCCTGGCTTGGATCAGCTTTACGCTCCCTTCAGCGCTGGCCTTGGCCTGGTTTGCTCTATTCCTGCGGGACTACGACGTCACCGAAGCGGGCTGGCTACGGGGTCTCCTAATCGTGGCGGTGGCTGTGGTTGCTCATGCGGTGTGGAATATGGCAACCAAACTGACGCCGGACCGAGAGCGCATAAGCATCGCGTTGCTAGCGGCCACTATCATGCTGCTGGTACCGGTACCGTTCATTCAAATTTTGCTGATTGTGGCCGGCGGCTTGCTGGGTTGGGCGTTCTTGCGCAACGTGGCCCCGCCCGGTGAAGAGCCCGCCAGGTCGTTTCCCCTCGGGCGCAAGACCGCTGTTGCCGCGTGGATACTCTTCTTTGGGTTGCTCCTAGGACTACCGCTGCTGCGGCAAACCTATCCGGCCCAATGGGTCGCTGTAGCCGACAGCTTTTATCGGGTCGGCAGCCTCGTTTTCGGCGGCGGCCATGTGGTCCTGCCCCTCTTGGCAAGGGAAGTCATCGGACCCGGGTGGATTACCGAAGAACAATTTCTCGCGGGCTACGGTGCGGCCCAGGCGGTACCGGGACCGCTGTTCACCTTTGCCGCCTATCTGGGAGCGGCGATGCAGGGCTGGTTTCTCAGCGTTGTGGCGCTCGTAAGCGTCTTTGCCCCCTCCTTTTTGCTGGTGACCGGCCTGCTGCCCTTTTGGGATACCATACGGCAGCGCGAATCCTTCCGGGCTGCCTTGACCGGGATCAACGCCGTGGTGGTCGGCATCTTGCTCGCCGCCCTCTACGACCCGATCTGGACGAAGGCAATTCATACGCCCGCCGATTTCAGCCTGGCGTTGATCGGTTTCGGCTTGCTCAAGTACTGGAAGGTACCGTCATGGATTGTGGTACTGGTCCTGGCCGCCGGCGGCATGGTGATTGGGGCCTTCTCCTAA